One window from the genome of Pseudomonas sp. L5B5 encodes:
- the mtnA gene encoding S-methyl-5-thioribose-1-phosphate isomerase, with product MRDRLLAAEKVKAIDWRDGTLYLLDQRALPFEESWLACNSAAAVAEAIRVMAVRGAPAIGISAAYGIVLAARARFAAGGDWVAALNADFDLLEATRPTAANLSWALSHMRERLERVREHADPVAALEVEALAIHESDREANLTMAQLGVELIRRHQGNPQTLLTHCNTGALASGGFGTALGVIRGAWLEGMVERVYVDETRPWLQGSRLTAWELASEGVPVTLNADSAAAHIMKTKGLTWVVVGADRIAANGDVANKIGTYQLAVNAMHHGVRFMVVASSSTVDMSLASGEDIPLEERDARELLEVGGKPLGAAVDVFNPVFDVTPADLIDAIVTEKGVVERPDAAKLAQLLCRKRLH from the coding sequence ATGCGCGATCGTCTGTTGGCTGCGGAGAAGGTCAAGGCCATTGATTGGCGAGATGGCACTCTGTATCTGCTCGATCAGCGGGCCTTGCCATTCGAAGAGAGCTGGCTGGCCTGTAATAGTGCTGCGGCGGTGGCCGAGGCCATTCGCGTGATGGCGGTGCGTGGTGCGCCAGCCATCGGCATCAGCGCCGCCTATGGCATCGTCCTGGCCGCTCGTGCGCGTTTCGCCGCGGGTGGCGACTGGGTGGCTGCGCTCAATGCCGACTTCGACCTGCTGGAAGCCACGCGCCCAACGGCGGCCAACCTGTCCTGGGCCTTGAGCCACATGCGCGAGCGCCTGGAGCGAGTGAGGGAGCATGCCGATCCGGTGGCTGCTCTGGAGGTCGAGGCCCTGGCAATCCATGAAAGCGACCGTGAGGCCAACCTGACCATGGCCCAGCTGGGTGTGGAGCTGATCCGCCGGCACCAGGGCAATCCGCAGACGCTGCTGACCCACTGCAATACAGGGGCATTGGCCAGCGGCGGTTTCGGCACTGCCCTGGGGGTGATCCGCGGTGCCTGGCTGGAGGGTATGGTGGAGCGCGTCTATGTCGATGAAACCCGGCCCTGGTTGCAAGGTTCGCGACTGACCGCCTGGGAGCTTGCCAGCGAAGGCGTGCCCGTGACCTTGAATGCCGACTCCGCGGCGGCACACATCATGAAGACCAAGGGCTTGACCTGGGTGGTCGTCGGGGCCGACCGGATTGCCGCCAATGGTGATGTGGCGAACAAGATCGGTACCTACCAGCTGGCAGTCAACGCCATGCACCATGGTGTGCGTTTCATGGTGGTGGCCTCCAGTTCGACCGTCGACATGAGCCTGGCCAGTGGTGAAGACATTCCCCTCGAGGAGCGTGATGCCCGGGAGTTGCTGGAGGTGGGTGGCAAGCCATTGGGCGCGGCGGTCGACGTCTTCAACCCGGTGTTCGATGTCACGCCCGCCGACCTGATCGACGCCATCGTCACTGAAAAGGGCGTCGTCGAGCGGCCGGATGCCGCAAAACTGGCCCAGTTGCTGTGCCGCAAGCGCCTGCACTGA
- the mupP gene encoding N-acetylmuramic acid 6-phosphate phosphatase MupP, giving the protein MAIRAVLFDMDGTLLDTAPDFIAVCQGMRRDRGLAPIADQHIRDEISGGARAMVAVTFSMDPESPGFEELRLEFLERYLADCAVHSRLFDGMEELLADIERANLVWGVVTNKPLRFAAPIMQQLGLAERSALLICPDHVKNSKPDPEPLILACKMLDLDPSTVLFVGDDLRDIESGRDAGTKTAAVTYGYIHPDDNPRHWGADVVISHPLELRQVLDNALCSC; this is encoded by the coding sequence ATGGCCATCAGAGCCGTTCTTTTCGACATGGATGGCACCCTGCTCGATACCGCGCCAGACTTCATCGCCGTCTGCCAGGGCATGCGTCGTGATCGCGGCCTTGCGCCCATAGCCGACCAGCACATCCGCGACGAGATCTCGGGGGGTGCCCGGGCCATGGTGGCCGTGACGTTCTCCATGGACCCCGAATCCCCGGGCTTCGAAGAACTGCGCCTGGAATTCCTCGAGCGCTACCTCGCAGATTGCGCAGTGCACAGCCGGCTCTTCGACGGCATGGAGGAACTCCTGGCCGATATCGAACGGGCAAACCTGGTCTGGGGCGTGGTGACCAACAAGCCCCTGCGCTTTGCCGCACCGATCATGCAGCAACTGGGACTGGCCGAGCGCTCGGCCCTGCTGATCTGCCCAGACCATGTGAAGAACAGCAAGCCGGACCCTGAACCCCTGATCCTCGCCTGCAAGATGCTCGACCTGGATCCGTCCACCGTGCTGTTCGTTGGCGACGACCTGCGAGACATCGAATCCGGTCGTGATGCCGGCACCAAGACCGCGGCCGTGACCTACGGTTATATCCACCCGGACGACAACCCCCGGCATTGGGGCGCCGACGTGGTGATCAGCCACCCACTGGAACTGCGCCAGGTCCTGGACAATGCATTGTGCAGTTGCTGA
- the gyrA gene encoding DNA gyrase subunit A, giving the protein MGELAKEILPVNIEDELKQSYLDYAMSVIVGRALPDARDGLKPVHRRVLYAMSELGNDWNKPYKKSARVVGDVIGKYHPHGDTAVYDTIVRMAQPFSLRYLLVDGQGNFGSVDGDNAAAMRYTEVRMTKLAHELLADLHKETVDWVPNYDGTELIPAVMPTKIPNLLVNGSSGIAVGMATNIPPHNLGEVIDGCLALIDNPELTVDDLMQFIPGPDFPTAGIINGRQGIIEAYRTGRGRIYMRARSCVEDIDKVGGRQQIVITELPYQLNKARLIEKIAELVKEKKLEGITELRDESDKDGMRVVIELRRGEVPEVILNNLYAQTQLQSVFGINVVALIDGRPRILNLKDLLEAFVRHRREVVTRRTVFELRKARERGHILEGQAVALSNIDPVIALIKASPTPSEAKEALISTPWESSAVMTMVERAGADSCRPENLDPQFGLRDGKYFLSPEQAQAILELRLHRLTGLEHEKLLAEYQEILNQIGELIRILNSAERLMEVIREELEVIRAEYGDVRRTEIVNATHDLDYGDMIPEEERVVTISHGGYAKTQPLSAYQAQRRGGKGKSATGVKDEDYIEHLLVANSHATLLLFSSKGKVYWLKTYEIPEASRAARGRPLVNIIDSLEQGERITAMLQVDLESLQQGTDAEEVEEADDALAEAEVLDVEEAEDDEDRDTPEWVAEPTGAFVFMATAFGLVKKVSLARFAKPRKAGLIALKLKDGDTLIAAAITDGAREVMLFSSASKVIRFIESEVRERGRVAGGVRGMKLGKSQQLISMLIPESGAQILTASERGIGKRTELAKFPRRKRGGQGVIAMKGRTGNLIGAIQVHEDEQIMLISDQGTLVRTRVDEVSSLSRNTQGVTLIKLADDETLVGLERVQASDELEDVLEEGDVIDVEGEEPGTADEAPQE; this is encoded by the coding sequence ATGGGCGAACTGGCCAAAGAAATCCTACCGGTCAATATCGAAGACGAGCTGAAACAGTCCTACCTCGACTACGCGATGAGCGTAATCGTCGGGCGGGCACTGCCTGATGCGCGCGATGGCTTGAAGCCCGTGCACCGGCGTGTGCTGTACGCGATGAGCGAGCTCGGTAACGACTGGAACAAGCCGTACAAGAAATCTGCCCGTGTGGTCGGTGACGTGATCGGTAAGTATCACCCCCACGGTGATACAGCGGTGTACGACACCATCGTCCGCATGGCCCAACCATTCTCCCTGCGCTACCTGCTGGTAGATGGCCAGGGCAACTTCGGTTCGGTGGACGGCGACAACGCGGCGGCCATGCGATACACCGAAGTGCGCATGACCAAGCTGGCGCACGAGCTGCTGGCCGATCTGCACAAGGAAACCGTGGACTGGGTGCCCAACTACGATGGCACCGAGCTGATTCCCGCGGTCATGCCGACCAAGATCCCCAATCTGCTGGTTAACGGTTCCAGTGGTATTGCCGTGGGCATGGCGACGAACATCCCGCCGCACAACCTGGGCGAGGTGATCGACGGCTGCCTGGCGCTGATCGACAACCCGGAGCTGACCGTCGATGACCTGATGCAGTTCATCCCCGGCCCGGACTTCCCCACCGCGGGCATCATCAACGGGCGCCAGGGCATCATCGAGGCTTACCGCACCGGTCGCGGCCGCATCTACATGCGCGCCCGCTCCTGCGTTGAAGACATCGACAAGGTCGGTGGCCGCCAGCAGATCGTCATCACCGAGCTGCCGTACCAGCTGAACAAGGCGCGCCTGATCGAGAAGATCGCCGAGCTGGTCAAGGAAAAGAAACTCGAAGGTATCACCGAGCTGCGCGACGAGTCCGACAAGGACGGTATGCGCGTGGTAATCGAGCTGCGTCGTGGTGAAGTGCCCGAGGTCATCCTCAACAATCTCTACGCCCAGACCCAGCTGCAGAGCGTGTTCGGTATCAACGTCGTTGCGCTGATCGATGGCCGTCCGCGAATCCTCAACTTGAAGGATCTGCTGGAAGCCTTCGTTCGCCATCGTCGCGAAGTGGTTACCCGTCGTACCGTGTTCGAGCTGCGCAAGGCCCGTGAGCGTGGGCACATCCTTGAAGGTCAGGCCGTTGCCCTGTCCAACATCGACCCGGTCATTGCCCTGATCAAGGCCTCGCCGACTCCGTCGGAAGCCAAGGAAGCACTGATCAGCACGCCTTGGGAGTCCAGTGCGGTCATGACCATGGTCGAGCGCGCCGGTGCGGACTCCTGCCGTCCGGAAAACCTCGATCCACAATTCGGTCTGCGTGACGGCAAGTACTTCCTGTCCCCGGAACAGGCGCAAGCCATCCTGGAATTGCGCCTGCATCGCCTGACTGGTCTCGAGCACGAGAAGCTGCTGGCCGAGTACCAGGAGATCCTCAATCAGATCGGCGAATTGATCCGCATCCTGAACAGCGCCGAGCGCCTGATGGAAGTGATCCGCGAAGAGCTGGAGGTGATCCGCGCCGAATATGGCGATGTGCGCCGCACCGAGATCGTCAATGCGACCCACGACCTCGACTACGGCGACATGATCCCCGAAGAAGAGCGTGTGGTAACCATTTCCCATGGCGGCTACGCCAAGACCCAGCCGCTGTCGGCCTACCAGGCCCAGCGCCGTGGTGGCAAAGGCAAGTCGGCGACTGGCGTGAAGGATGAGGACTACATCGAGCACCTGCTGGTAGCCAACAGCCATGCCACCCTGCTGCTGTTCTCCAGCAAGGGCAAGGTGTACTGGCTCAAGACCTACGAGATTCCTGAAGCCTCCCGCGCCGCCCGCGGTCGTCCGCTGGTGAACATCATCGACTCGCTGGAGCAGGGCGAGCGTATCACCGCGATGTTGCAGGTGGATCTCGAGTCCCTGCAGCAAGGCACTGATGCTGAGGAAGTCGAAGAGGCAGACGACGCACTGGCCGAAGCTGAAGTGCTGGACGTCGAGGAAGCCGAGGACGACGAAGATCGCGATACACCTGAGTGGGTCGCTGAGCCGACAGGTGCCTTCGTCTTCATGGCAACCGCCTTCGGACTGGTCAAGAAGGTTTCGCTGGCTCGTTTCGCCAAGCCACGCAAGGCCGGCCTGATTGCCTTGAAGCTCAAGGACGGAGATACGCTGATCGCAGCGGCCATCACCGATGGTGCGCGGGAAGTCATGCTGTTCTCCAGCGCCAGCAAGGTCATCCGCTTCATCGAGAGCGAAGTTCGCGAGCGCGGTCGTGTGGCCGGTGGTGTGCGCGGGATGAAGCTGGGCAAGTCGCAGCAACTGATCTCCATGTTGATCCCCGAGTCCGGCGCGCAGATTCTCACGGCGTCCGAGCGCGGCATCGGAAAGCGTACCGAGCTGGCCAAGTTCCCGCGCCGCAAGCGTGGCGGTCAAGGTGTGATCGCCATGAAGGGACGTACTGGCAATCTGATCGGTGCCATCCAGGTGCACGAAGACGAGCAGATCATGCTCATCTCCGACCAGGGTACCCTGGTGCGAACGCGGGTCGACGAGGTGTCTAGCCTCAGTCGTAACACCCAGGGCGTGACGCTCATCAAGCTGGCCGACGATGAGACTCTGGTGGGCCTGGAGCGTGTCCAGGCATCCGATGAGCTCGAAGACGTGCTCGAGGAGGGTGACGTGATCGACGTCGAAGGCGAGGAGCCTGGCACCGCCGACGAGGCGCCCCAGGAGTAA
- a CDS encoding GGDEF domain-containing protein: MKIPTQNNAIDFDSAKLQRLGFTQQSPLLKQPVSLAQLRQQLGLQLQTSLEPQRILGLFFREVQRLVPLDALHYQHLPSDLRLEFGQRGHHSISYSLSHEGEPMGELVFRRNQRFSDIEQGHLESLLSTLLYPMRNALLYRAATRSALRDPLTDTGNRIAMDQTLQREIEMARRHLLPLSLLMLDIDHFKRINDSHGHSAGDEVLKSVAASIKGQLRNVDMVFRFGGEEFLILLSNTGREAAAMVGERLRNAAQTREYRADGKLIELTVSLGCATLLPGESAESLLRRADSALYVAKREGRNRLAMAG; the protein is encoded by the coding sequence ATGAAGATTCCCACCCAGAACAACGCAATTGACTTCGACAGCGCCAAATTGCAACGCCTGGGCTTTACCCAACAGTCCCCCTTGCTCAAGCAACCGGTGAGCCTGGCCCAACTGCGTCAGCAATTGGGCCTGCAACTCCAGACCAGCCTGGAGCCGCAGCGCATCCTGGGCCTGTTTTTTCGCGAGGTGCAGCGCCTGGTGCCTCTGGATGCCCTGCATTACCAGCACCTTCCCAGCGACCTGCGCCTGGAATTCGGCCAACGCGGACACCACTCCATCAGCTACAGCCTCAGCCACGAAGGCGAGCCCATGGGCGAACTGGTCTTCCGCCGCAACCAGCGCTTCAGCGATATCGAACAGGGCCACCTGGAGTCCTTGCTGTCCACCCTGCTCTATCCGATGCGCAACGCCCTGCTGTACCGCGCCGCCACCCGCAGCGCCCTGCGCGACCCGCTGACCGATACCGGCAATCGCATCGCCATGGACCAGACCCTGCAACGGGAAATCGAAATGGCTCGCCGCCACCTGCTGCCACTGTCATTGCTGATGCTGGACATCGACCACTTCAAGCGCATCAACGACAGCCACGGCCACAGCGCCGGCGATGAAGTGCTCAAGAGCGTTGCCGCCTCGATCAAGGGACAATTGCGCAATGTGGACATGGTGTTTCGTTTTGGCGGAGAAGAGTTCCTGATCCTGCTTTCCAACACCGGACGCGAGGCTGCGGCCATGGTGGGTGAACGCCTGCGCAATGCCGCTCAGACCCGGGAGTATCGGGCCGATGGCAAGCTGATCGAACTGACCGTGAGCCTGGGCTGTGCGACGCTGTTGCCCGGAGAGTCTGCCGAAAGCCTGCTGCGCCGCGCCGACAGTGCGCTTTACGTTGCCAAGCGCGAAGGGCGCAACCGCCTGGCCATGGCGGGCTAG
- the serC gene encoding 3-phosphoserine/phosphohydroxythreonine transaminase yields MSKRAYNFCAGPAALPEAVLLRAQAELLDWHGKGLSVMEMSHRSDEFVAIATKAEQDLRDLLNIPSNYKVLFLQGGASQQFAQIPLNLLPEGGKADYVDTGIWSQKAIEEASRYGQVNVAASAKSSNYFAIPGQDEWQLSKDAAYVHYAPNETIGGLEFNWIPQTGDVPLVADMSSDILSRPVDVSRFGMIYAGAQKNIGPSGILVNIIREDLLGRARPLCPTMLDYKVAADNGSMYNTPPTLAWYLSGLVFEWLKEQGGVEAMARLNDAKQRTLYGFIDASGLYSNPINKADRSWMNVPFRLADDRLDKPFLAGADARGLLNLKGHRSVGGMRASIYNAVDIDAVNALVAYMAEFEKEHG; encoded by the coding sequence GTGAGCAAACGAGCCTATAACTTCTGCGCAGGTCCCGCTGCGCTACCTGAAGCTGTCCTGTTGCGTGCCCAGGCCGAATTGCTGGATTGGCATGGCAAGGGCCTGTCGGTCATGGAAATGAGTCATCGCAGCGATGAGTTCGTCGCCATTGCCACCAAGGCCGAGCAGGACCTGCGTGACCTGCTGAATATCCCCTCGAACTATAAAGTCCTGTTCCTGCAAGGCGGCGCCAGCCAGCAGTTTGCCCAGATCCCTCTGAACCTGCTGCCCGAGGGTGGCAAGGCCGATTACGTGGATACCGGCATCTGGTCGCAGAAAGCCATTGAAGAAGCTTCCCGCTACGGGCAGGTGAACGTGGCGGCCAGTGCCAAGTCCTCCAACTATTTTGCGATTCCCGGTCAGGACGAGTGGCAGCTGTCGAAAGACGCCGCGTACGTGCACTACGCGCCAAACGAGACTATCGGTGGCCTGGAGTTCAACTGGATCCCGCAGACCGGTGACGTTCCGCTGGTGGCCGACATGTCGTCCGACATTCTCTCGCGTCCGGTGGATGTCTCCCGCTTCGGGATGATCTATGCCGGTGCGCAGAAGAACATCGGTCCTAGTGGCATCCTGGTGAACATCATTCGCGAAGACTTGCTGGGTCGTGCTCGCCCGCTGTGCCCGACCATGCTCGACTACAAGGTCGCGGCAGATAACGGTTCGATGTACAACACCCCGCCGACCCTGGCCTGGTACCTGTCCGGTCTGGTATTCGAATGGCTCAAGGAGCAGGGTGGGGTAGAAGCCATGGCCAGGCTCAACGATGCCAAGCAGCGCACGCTGTACGGTTTCATCGATGCCAGTGGTCTGTATAGCAACCCCATCAACAAGGCCGACCGTTCGTGGATGAACGTGCCGTTCCGCCTGGCCGACGATCGTCTGGACAAGCCTTTCCTGGCAGGTGCCGATGCTCGTGGTCTGTTGAACCTCAAGGGTCACCGCTCGGTAGGTGGCATGCGAGCCTCCATCTACAACGCCGTGGACATCGATGCGGTCAACGCGCTGGTGGCTTACATGGCGGAGTTCGAGAAGGAACACGGCTGA
- a CDS encoding TenA family transcriptional regulator: protein MEAASYPAWTQQLIQDCSESKRRVVEHELYQRMRDNKLSSKVMRQYLIGGWPVVEQFALYMAQNLTKTRFARHPGEDMARRWLMRNIRVELNHADYWVHWSRAHGVALEDLQAQQVPPELHALSHWCWHTSSADSLIVAIAATNYAIEGATGEWSALVCSNGIYAASFPEEDRKRAMKWLKMHAQYDDAHPWEALEIIVTLAGLSPSKALQAELRQAICKSYDYMYLFLERCMQQEKSTVTRERLALAEG, encoded by the coding sequence ATGGAAGCTGCCAGCTACCCCGCCTGGACCCAGCAATTGATCCAGGACTGCAGTGAGAGCAAGCGCCGCGTCGTGGAGCATGAGCTGTACCAGCGCATGCGAGACAACAAGCTCAGTTCGAAAGTCATGCGCCAGTACCTGATCGGTGGCTGGCCGGTGGTCGAGCAGTTCGCCCTGTACATGGCACAAAACCTGACCAAGACCCGTTTTGCCCGCCATCCAGGTGAAGACATGGCGCGCCGCTGGCTGATGCGCAACATTCGTGTCGAGCTCAACCATGCCGATTACTGGGTTCACTGGAGTCGGGCCCACGGGGTGGCCCTGGAAGACCTGCAGGCTCAGCAGGTGCCTCCGGAGCTGCACGCCCTGAGCCACTGGTGCTGGCATACCAGCTCGGCGGACTCTCTGATCGTGGCCATTGCCGCTACCAACTACGCCATCGAAGGGGCAACCGGCGAATGGTCGGCCCTGGTTTGCTCCAACGGCATTTATGCTGCGTCCTTTCCCGAAGAAGACCGCAAGCGCGCGATGAAATGGCTGAAGATGCATGCGCAGTATGACGATGCCCATCCATGGGAAGCACTGGAAATCATCGTCACCCTGGCCGGGCTGAGCCCGAGCAAGGCGTTGCAGGCCGAGCTGCGCCAGGCGATCTGCAAGAGCTATGACTACATGTATCTGTTCCTGGAGCGCTGCATGCAGCAGGAAAAGAGCACGGTCACCCGCGAGCGCCTGGCGCTGGCCGAGGGCTGA
- the ubiG gene encoding bifunctional 2-polyprenyl-6-hydroxyphenol methylase/3-demethylubiquinol 3-O-methyltransferase UbiG yields MSNVDHAEIAKFEALAHRWWDRESEFKPLHDINPLRVNWIDERVGLAGKKVLDVGCGGGILSEAMAQRGATVTGIDMGEAPLAVAQLHQLESGVSVEYRQITAEALAEEMPEQFDVVTCLEMLEHVPDPSSVIRACFRMVKPGGQVFFSTINRNPKAYLFAIVGAEYIMKLLPRGTHDFKKFIRPSELGAWSRSAGLTVKDIIGLTYNPLTKHYKLAADVDVNYMIQTLREE; encoded by the coding sequence ATGAGCAACGTCGACCACGCTGAAATCGCCAAATTCGAAGCCCTGGCCCACCGCTGGTGGGATCGCGAGAGCGAGTTCAAGCCCCTGCACGACATCAATCCGCTGCGGGTCAACTGGATCGACGAGCGGGTCGGCCTGGCCGGCAAGAAGGTCCTGGACGTCGGCTGTGGCGGCGGCATTCTCAGTGAGGCCATGGCCCAGCGCGGCGCCACCGTTACCGGCATCGACATGGGCGAAGCGCCGCTGGCGGTCGCCCAACTGCATCAGCTGGAATCCGGGGTGAGCGTCGAGTACCGGCAAATCACCGCCGAGGCCCTGGCCGAGGAAATGCCCGAGCAGTTCGACGTGGTCACCTGCCTGGAGATGCTCGAACACGTTCCCGATCCTTCATCGGTGATCCGCGCCTGCTTCCGCATGGTCAAGCCCGGTGGCCAGGTGTTCTTCTCCACCATCAACCGCAATCCCAAGGCCTACCTGTTCGCCATCGTCGGTGCCGAGTACATAATGAAGCTGTTGCCACGCGGCACCCATGACTTCAAGAAGTTCATCCGCCCATCGGAACTCGGCGCCTGGAGCCGCTCCGCCGGCCTGACCGTCAAGGACATCATCGGCCTGACCTACAATCCGCTGACCAAGCACTACAAGCTGGCGGCGGACGTCGACGTCAACTACATGATCCAGACCCTGCGCGAGGAGTGA
- a CDS encoding TRZ/ATZ family hydrolase, with the protein MPNREPALDLLLLPTWLVPVEPASVVLKEHGLGIREGRIAFIGPRDEALKHQASEVRELPGMLLSPGLINAHGHAAMTLFRGLADDLPLMTWLEKHIWPAEAKWVDEAFVRDGTDLAIAEQIKGGITCFSDMYFFPKIASERVHNSGIRAQIAIPVLDFPIPGAHDAAEAIRQGVELFSDLKHHPRIRITFGPHAPYTVGDENLEKIRMIAEELDASIHMHVHETAFEVQQSLERHGERPLARLARLGLLGPRFQAVHMTQISDEDLALLVETNTSVVHCPESNLKLASGFCPVERLWQAGVNVAVGTDGAASNNDLDLLGETRTAALLAKAVSGSATALDAHRALRMATLNGARAMGLEAEVGSLELGKAADLVAFDLSGLAQQPIYDPVSQLIYATGRDCVTHLWVAGKQLLDNRQLTRMDTRQLGETARDWGRRISGHAQ; encoded by the coding sequence ATGCCGAACCGTGAACCTGCGCTCGACCTCCTGCTGCTGCCGACCTGGCTAGTGCCTGTAGAGCCAGCCAGCGTCGTCCTCAAGGAGCATGGCCTGGGTATTCGCGAGGGTCGAATCGCCTTCATCGGCCCAAGGGACGAGGCCCTGAAACATCAGGCCAGCGAAGTCCGCGAATTACCCGGCATGCTGCTCAGCCCAGGCTTGATCAACGCCCATGGGCATGCGGCCATGACGCTGTTTCGCGGCCTGGCCGACGACCTGCCCCTGATGACCTGGCTGGAAAAGCACATCTGGCCCGCCGAAGCCAAGTGGGTCGATGAAGCCTTCGTCCGCGACGGCACGGACCTGGCCATCGCCGAGCAGATAAAGGGCGGCATCACCTGCTTCAGCGACATGTACTTCTTTCCCAAGATCGCCAGCGAGCGGGTCCACAACAGCGGTATCCGCGCCCAGATCGCCATACCGGTGCTGGACTTCCCGATTCCCGGGGCCCACGACGCCGCCGAGGCCATTCGCCAAGGCGTGGAGCTGTTCAGCGACCTCAAGCATCACCCGCGTATCCGGATCACTTTCGGCCCCCACGCGCCCTACACCGTCGGCGATGAGAACCTGGAAAAGATCCGCATGATCGCCGAGGAACTCGACGCCTCGATCCACATGCACGTGCACGAGACGGCATTCGAGGTCCAGCAGTCCCTGGAGCGACATGGCGAGCGACCACTGGCCCGCCTCGCACGCCTGGGCCTCCTGGGACCGCGCTTCCAGGCCGTTCACATGACCCAAATCAGCGATGAAGACCTGGCTTTGCTGGTAGAAACCAACACCAGCGTTGTGCATTGTCCGGAATCCAACCTGAAGCTGGCCAGCGGCTTCTGCCCGGTGGAGCGCTTGTGGCAAGCCGGGGTCAACGTTGCAGTAGGCACCGACGGCGCGGCCAGCAACAACGACCTGGACCTGCTGGGCGAAACCCGCACCGCAGCGCTGCTGGCCAAGGCCGTGTCAGGCTCGGCGACCGCCCTGGATGCCCATCGCGCCCTGCGCATGGCTACCCTCAACGGTGCCAGGGCGATGGGCCTGGAAGCCGAAGTGGGCTCGCTGGAGCTCGGCAAGGCCGCGGACCTGGTGGCATTCGACCTGTCCGGCCTGGCCCAGCAACCGATTTACGACCCGGTGTCGCAACTGATCTACGCCACCGGCCGCGACTGCGTGACGCATCTGTGGGTTGCCGGCAAACAATTGCTGGACAACCGACAGTTGACCCGCATGGATACACGGCAGCTCGGCGAAACAGCTCGCGACTGGGGCCGGCGCATCAGCGGACACGCCCAATAA
- a CDS encoding YciK family oxidoreductase, with amino-acid sequence MFDYCARPELLKDRIILVTGAGRGIGAAAAKTYAAHGATVLLLGKTEANLTEVYDAIEAAGHPQPAVIPFNLETALPHQYDELAAMIETEFGRLDGLLHNASIIGPRTPLEQLSGENFMRVMQINVNATFMLTSTLLPLLKLSQDASVVFTSSSVGRKGRAYWGAYGVSKFATEGLMQTLADELDTVAPARANSINPGATRTSMRAQAYPGENPGNNPLPEDIMPVYLYLMGPDSTGINGQAFDAQ; translated from the coding sequence ATGTTTGACTACTGTGCTCGCCCCGAACTGCTCAAGGACCGGATCATCCTGGTGACCGGCGCTGGCCGCGGCATCGGCGCCGCCGCCGCCAAAACCTACGCCGCCCACGGCGCCACCGTGCTCCTGCTGGGCAAGACCGAGGCCAACCTGACCGAAGTCTACGACGCCATCGAAGCCGCCGGACACCCGCAGCCAGCAGTGATCCCGTTCAACCTGGAAACCGCCCTGCCCCATCAGTACGACGAACTGGCGGCAATGATCGAAACCGAGTTCGGCCGCCTAGACGGCTTGCTGCACAACGCCTCGATCATTGGGCCGCGCACCCCGCTGGAACAGTTGTCCGGGGAAAACTTCATGCGGGTCATGCAGATCAACGTCAACGCGACCTTCATGCTGACCAGCACCCTGTTGCCTCTGCTCAAGCTGTCCCAGGACGCCTCGGTGGTCTTCACCTCCAGCAGCGTGGGCCGCAAGGGCCGGGCCTACTGGGGCGCCTACGGGGTATCCAAGTTCGCCACCGAAGGCCTGATGCAGACCCTGGCCGACGAACTGGACACCGTCGCCCCGGCGCGCGCCAACAGCATCAATCCCGGCGCCACCCGCACCAGCATGCGCGCCCAGGCGTACCCAGGCGAAAATCCCGGCAACAACCCACTGCCGGAAGACATCATGCCGGTGTACCTGTACCTCATGGGTCCGGACAGCACCGGCATCAATGGCCAGGCATTCGACGCGCAGTAA